In the genome of Phycisphaerales bacterium, one region contains:
- a CDS encoding 4Fe-4S dicluster domain-containing protein — protein sequence MLPLLDDHKTYAILTDTTRCVGCEACVGACVQTYQLGNDRAWRWKERIDDLSSSRFTTIIRRPGGRYVRQQCRHCVSPACASACIVGALEKTELGPVIYDARKCMGCRYCMMACPYGIPRYSWEEQVPLVRKCILCYDRLKEGLRPACTDACPYNATVFGTRADMLAEARRRIAAEPGRYFPKDDPTIFGEHEVGGTAVFYLSDIDLGQVLPWRPNLGNEPLPTLTWAALSKVPPIAGGVAVAMGAVYWIIGRRMKLQAEAQAAHAAGAVKHDVEPPCTE from the coding sequence ATGCTGCCGCTTCTGGACGATCACAAAACGTATGCGATCCTGACCGATACGACCCGTTGTGTGGGCTGCGAGGCGTGCGTCGGGGCCTGCGTGCAGACGTACCAGCTTGGGAACGACCGGGCCTGGCGGTGGAAGGAGCGCATCGACGACCTGTCTTCGTCGCGCTTCACTACTATCATCCGCCGGCCGGGGGGGCGCTACGTGCGGCAGCAGTGCCGGCACTGCGTATCGCCGGCGTGTGCATCGGCCTGCATCGTGGGGGCGCTGGAGAAAACCGAGCTTGGCCCCGTGATCTACGACGCGCGGAAGTGCATGGGCTGCCGCTACTGCATGATGGCGTGCCCGTACGGCATCCCGCGGTACTCGTGGGAGGAGCAGGTTCCCCTGGTCCGCAAGTGCATTCTGTGCTACGACCGGTTGAAGGAGGGTCTGCGACCGGCCTGTACGGACGCCTGCCCGTACAACGCGACGGTCTTCGGTACGCGGGCCGATATGCTGGCGGAAGCCCGGCGGAGGATCGCGGCCGAGCCGGGGCGCTATTTCCCCAAGGACGATCCCACCATCTTCGGCGAGCACGAGGTCGGTGGAACGGCGGTGTTCTACCTTTCTGATATCGACCTCGGACAGGTGTTGCCGTGGCGGCCGAATCTCGGCAACGAACCGCTACCCACGCTGACGTGGGCGGCGCTGTCAAAGGTTCCGCCCATCGCTGGCGGGGTCGCAGTGGCCATGGGGGCCGTGTACTGGATCATTGGCCGGCGCATGAAGCTGCAGGCCGAGGCCCAAGCCGCGCACGCGGCGGGGGCGGTCAAGCATGACGTGGAGCCGCCATGCACAGAGTGA
- a CDS encoding Fe-S cluster protein encodes MTTGTTLPGLDCGLCGFRRCDDFAKRLETTPDWLERCVHLSPVGKPAELAAGTGSGRPVVASRPLPVLDPAESEPTWQDSLGRDFDFYLEHFPEEPGPREAILPHNPMITREMDIRAGDLLIGRPLGMSCGCPITHCGVAMDVDQRTGLINWCVTGPLRTREQGFKDLGYYIAEAYDGLIRKTRADVRIGMRYYFQPRMCMLQWRHSGLVNYINRTADGLQVRLEGLWIG; translated from the coding sequence ATGACGACCGGAACGACTCTGCCGGGCCTTGATTGTGGGCTGTGCGGTTTCCGCCGCTGCGACGACTTCGCAAAACGTCTGGAAACCACCCCCGATTGGTTGGAGCGCTGTGTCCACCTCAGCCCGGTCGGCAAGCCGGCGGAACTCGCGGCGGGTACGGGATCCGGGCGCCCCGTCGTGGCTTCACGACCGCTGCCAGTACTTGACCCTGCTGAGTCCGAGCCCACCTGGCAGGACAGTTTGGGGCGGGACTTTGACTTCTACCTCGAGCATTTTCCCGAGGAGCCGGGGCCACGCGAGGCGATCCTGCCGCACAACCCGATGATCACGCGAGAAATGGATATTCGAGCCGGCGACCTGTTGATTGGTCGGCCGCTCGGGATGTCCTGCGGCTGCCCGATTACGCATTGCGGGGTTGCGATGGATGTCGACCAGCGGACGGGACTGATCAACTGGTGCGTCACGGGGCCGTTGCGGACGCGCGAGCAGGGCTTCAAGGATCTTGGCTACTATATTGCCGAGGCCTACGACGGGTTGATCCGCAAGACGCGGGCCGACGTACGGATCGGCATGCGCTACTACTTCCAACCGCGCATGTGCATGCTGCAGTGGCGCCACAGCGGGCTGGTGAATTACATCAACCGCACCGCCGATGGACTTCAGGTGCGGCTGGAGGGATTGTGGATTGGTTGA
- a CDS encoding cysteine desulfurase yields MSAVRVYCDHAATTPLDPRVRTAMEPFLGDGCGNPSSLHTEGRTARAAVERARAQVAALVGASPDQVVFTSGGTEANNLALTGVLTGAAGRPFRMVTSTIEHPAVLATTRALVRRGAAQVMTAGVNADGVVEVEALRAALLPETRLVSVMAANNVTGVLQPVAEIAAVAHAHGALFHTDAVQAVGKLPLNCERDGFDLLSVSAHKLHGPQGVGALIARADIGLGPVLHGGGQERGLRSGTENVAGIVGFGAAAEIVLRERSDESVRLIAMRDHLADGIRRVLPEAYLIGHPFRRLPGHLCMGFAGLEGESITLLLALDEAGFAVSTGSACSAHRASEPSYVLQAMGFDAFRARGALRITLGRYNTAAEVERLLETLPAIVKRLRPITQRTMRPMGVMA; encoded by the coding sequence GTGTCCGCTGTGCGCGTCTACTGCGACCACGCCGCAACCACCCCGCTCGATCCGCGCGTCCGGACGGCCATGGAGCCATTCCTGGGCGACGGCTGTGGGAACCCTTCCAGTCTGCACACAGAAGGGCGCACGGCGCGGGCCGCTGTGGAGCGCGCCCGCGCCCAGGTTGCGGCGCTGGTCGGTGCATCGCCGGACCAGGTGGTCTTCACCAGCGGCGGCACGGAGGCCAACAACCTGGCGCTGACAGGGGTATTGACGGGTGCGGCCGGCCGGCCGTTCAGAATGGTCACGAGCACTATCGAGCATCCCGCCGTGCTCGCAACGACGCGGGCACTCGTGCGACGGGGCGCTGCCCAAGTGATGACGGCAGGGGTGAATGCGGACGGGGTGGTTGAGGTGGAGGCGCTGCGCGCTGCGCTGCTACCCGAGACGCGGCTCGTTTCCGTCATGGCTGCCAACAACGTCACGGGGGTGTTGCAGCCAGTCGCCGAAATCGCAGCGGTCGCCCATGCACACGGTGCGCTCTTTCACACCGATGCTGTGCAGGCGGTCGGCAAGCTGCCGTTGAACTGTGAGCGCGATGGTTTCGACTTGCTATCGGTTTCGGCGCACAAGCTCCATGGTCCGCAGGGGGTGGGCGCGCTGATCGCGCGCGCAGATATCGGCCTGGGTCCGGTGCTCCACGGCGGGGGTCAGGAACGCGGCCTGCGTTCAGGAACCGAAAACGTTGCCGGGATCGTGGGTTTCGGTGCCGCTGCCGAGATCGTCCTCCGCGAGCGTAGTGACGAATCCGTCCGGCTCATCGCCATGCGGGATCACTTGGCCGACGGGATCCGGCGCGTGCTCCCCGAGGCGTACCTCATCGGCCACCCCTTTCGCCGGTTGCCTGGGCATCTCTGCATGGGTTTTGCCGGTCTGGAGGGCGAGAGCATCACGCTGCTGCTGGCCCTGGATGAAGCCGGTTTCGCGGTCTCCACGGGAAGCGCGTGCAGTGCACACCGGGCCAGTGAACCCTCCTACGTCCTGCAGGCGATGGGCTTCGACGCGTTTCGGGCTCGCGGGGCTCTGCGCATTACGCTTGGACGCTACAACACGGCTGCGGAGGTGGAGCGGCTGCTTGAGACCTTGCCGGCGATTGTGAAGCGCCTGCGCCCGATCACACAACGCACAATGCGACCGATGGGAGTGATGGCATGA
- a CDS encoding cobalamin biosynthesis protein — protein MKLAICAGPATCGKTAVLRHIIRKLRAQDHAVAFLKIDVQYADEDTELAREFGIPTKKVYSGELCPDHCSVMVLGEALTWAEKQGAEILLVETAGLCLRCAPYVDGGLGVVVLEATSGMNLPRKIGPMLSLADVAIVTKIDRVSQAEREVFRARILDAAPGVRVREVNALHGIGIDPLVGYVLQTADVSGDLLLRGSPPVGTCTICVGKRNIGWQAHFGVVRPLEAQTFYRGE, from the coding sequence ATGAAGCTCGCGATCTGTGCGGGACCGGCAACTTGCGGCAAGACGGCGGTGTTGCGACACATCATCCGCAAACTGCGCGCGCAGGATCACGCGGTGGCTTTCCTGAAGATTGACGTGCAATACGCGGACGAGGATACGGAGCTGGCGCGGGAGTTTGGCATCCCGACCAAGAAGGTCTATTCCGGGGAGCTTTGTCCCGACCACTGCAGTGTGATGGTCCTGGGTGAGGCGTTGACCTGGGCTGAGAAGCAGGGGGCAGAAATTCTGCTGGTAGAGACGGCGGGCTTGTGTCTGCGCTGTGCACCCTACGTCGACGGCGGCCTTGGCGTGGTGGTGCTGGAGGCGACGAGCGGGATGAATCTGCCGCGTAAGATAGGTCCGATGCTGAGTCTGGCGGACGTGGCCATCGTGACGAAGATCGATCGCGTCTCTCAGGCCGAGCGGGAAGTGTTCCGGGCCCGGATTCTCGATGCCGCGCCCGGTGTGCGGGTGCGCGAAGTAAATGCTTTGCATGGCATCGGCATCGATCCGCTTGTCGGTTACGTGTTGCAGACGGCGGATGTGTCCGGGGACCTTCTGCTCCGTGGCAGCCCCCCGGTCGGCACCTGCACCATCTGCGTTGGCAAACGGAACATCGGTTGGCAGGCGCACTTCGGCGTCGTACGCCCGCTCGAAGCGCAGACGTTCTACCGGGGGGAATAA
- a CDS encoding ATP-binding cassette domain-containing protein: protein MIESLHLLGGRGKNGSPEAVTAVSLRMGDVVSIVGPTGSGKTTLINDLELFADGSTPSGRRVFVNGAPPDPVFREDPARHPIALITQHTSFLSDLPVADFLRIHAEIRHTGNGAATAVIDETLAFANELTGEPVRRDVGMTELSGGQTRALLIADAVIIGNAPIVLLDEIENAGIHRMRALELLRRYRKIFVFVTHDPYIPLLSDYRIVMAGGAMTKVIHSGAAERGLAERVRAADDVIAGFRERIRSGGEFTLKELEEVA from the coding sequence ATGATCGAGTCACTGCACCTGTTGGGCGGGCGGGGCAAGAACGGGTCACCGGAGGCAGTTACGGCGGTCTCGCTGCGGATGGGCGATGTCGTCAGCATCGTTGGCCCGACGGGATCCGGCAAGACGACGTTAATCAACGATCTGGAGCTGTTCGCGGACGGCTCGACACCCTCCGGCCGGCGGGTGTTTGTGAACGGAGCGCCACCCGATCCAGTGTTCCGTGAAGATCCGGCGCGGCACCCGATCGCACTGATCACCCAGCATACGAGTTTCCTGTCGGACCTGCCGGTGGCTGACTTTCTCCGCATTCACGCTGAGATTCGCCACACCGGAAACGGTGCGGCGACAGCCGTGATCGACGAGACGCTGGCATTTGCCAATGAGCTCACGGGCGAACCGGTACGTCGCGATGTGGGTATGACGGAACTCTCCGGTGGCCAGACGCGTGCGCTGCTCATCGCCGATGCCGTCATTATCGGAAACGCCCCCATCGTGTTGCTGGATGAGATCGAGAACGCGGGGATTCATCGCATGCGGGCCCTGGAGTTGCTCCGGCGCTACCGGAAAATCTTCGTATTTGTCACCCACGATCCTTATATTCCGCTGCTTTCGGACTATCGCATCGTGATGGCTGGTGGTGCCATGACCAAAGTCATCCACAGCGGTGCGGCCGAGCGGGGTCTGGCCGAGCGGGTGCGCGCGGCGGACGATGTGATCGCGGGCTTCAGGGAGCGCATCCGGAGCGGCGGTGAATTTACCCTAAAAGAGCTGGAGGAGGTGGCATGA
- a CDS encoding inorganic diphosphatase, with product MIDRGVYAQVPAGTELPAAVNAIVEIPKGRRSKFEVDLRTGLMRLDRYLYSSSHYPGDYGFIPQTLAEDGDNLDILVMVNEPTFSGCLIQARVVGLFRMADRGQNDYKVLAVPNSDPLFAEFRDLGDVPKHFLREVEHFFATYKLLEGITTETFGWDNAAAASAEVHASVDRFMAELSRRAKSQLG from the coding sequence ATGATTGACCGTGGCGTGTATGCGCAGGTGCCGGCTGGGACGGAGTTGCCTGCAGCGGTGAATGCAATCGTGGAGATTCCAAAGGGGCGGCGCAGCAAGTTCGAAGTGGACCTGCGTACCGGGCTGATGCGCCTCGACCGCTATCTGTACTCGTCGAGCCACTACCCTGGCGATTACGGGTTCATCCCGCAGACGCTGGCGGAGGACGGCGACAACCTCGACATTCTTGTCATGGTGAACGAGCCGACGTTCAGCGGGTGCCTGATCCAGGCGCGCGTCGTAGGACTGTTCCGGATGGCCGACCGCGGCCAGAACGACTACAAGGTTCTGGCGGTGCCGAACTCGGACCCGCTGTTTGCGGAGTTCCGCGACTTGGGGGATGTTCCGAAGCACTTCCTGCGAGAGGTGGAGCACTTCTTCGCGACGTACAAGCTGCTCGAGGGCATCACGACCGAGACGTTCGGCTGGGACAACGCCGCCGCGGCGAGCGCGGAGGTGCATGCGTCGGTCGACCGGTTCATGGCGGAGCTGTCGCGACGCGCGAAGAGCCAGTTGGGGTAG
- a CDS encoding glycoside hydrolase family 38 → MATEKIKAYYVASTHWDREWYEPFQGFRYQLVRLMDELLDTMERDPRFRCFQTDGQSIILEDYLEIRPERTAQVRRFTSEGRLRVGPWYTMPDENLVSGESFVRNLEEGLRVAADYGNMSRVGFICDMFGHVSQVPQLFREFGFDCAFIFRGVNDVTHGGAFRWRGADGTELATYRFGPREGYFDYGANIRKAFKHDVPFDLDTAAQELVAYTAMQRDRTGLDLALLFDGGDHMPIEPQTGDLLAKVRALAPHIDMQHTGLEEFAAALAVRSADLPQVFEGELRNAGLELTDGNWVIPGVLSSRVRLKQDNRARETELCAWVEPFSHMAERLTGYAYPHSYIRRAWRYVLENHAHDSICGCSPDQIHKDMEFRFDQARLINDNVLRHALDAVATRVDLPDQEGEQFALLVCNPTQAEINGPVDLELWFDEKTPSRFMEFFGYEAKVGFRLYDAEGVELPFDYLTYRPQRRRFYRPWRRIPIGQECIVVTVAVPLKIPAFGYTTLTCKPVAAPTRHPVGTLIRGDRMLENEHLRVTAGACGVLALYDKRTGQTYDRLLVFEERADIGDGWYHGVAVNDQIISSAGAHAEVAVVEQGALKATLRITNRMRVPARFEFDTKMRRSPETRELVIETDVTLRAGADYVELRTLIDNQVRDHRIRVLFESGAQTDTYLADSPFDVVERAIALPADNHVYRELATETRPQQSWTAVHDRQRGLAIVAPGLFETGVRDEPQRTLALTLLRGFRRAIFTDCEETGAQSYGPHEFRYRLVPLAGAPDRTALAIHAQRVAGGLRTSQVLGKQQPPAAERTLPRTHGELKLTPGKLIVTSFRRRPETDQLELRLSNVAAETVTEEVRLAERPVAAIRTRLDGQEVEALPIGASGEVRVTVGPRKIATVLLTLPPRVAKE, encoded by the coding sequence TTGGCGACCGAGAAGATCAAGGCGTACTACGTAGCCAGCACACATTGGGACCGGGAGTGGTACGAGCCGTTCCAGGGGTTTCGTTACCAGTTGGTACGGCTGATGGACGAGTTGCTGGACACGATGGAGCGTGATCCGCGGTTTCGGTGTTTTCAGACCGACGGGCAGTCGATCATCCTCGAAGACTACTTGGAGATCCGTCCGGAGCGGACGGCGCAGGTGCGGCGGTTCACGTCCGAGGGGCGGCTGCGGGTTGGCCCGTGGTACACCATGCCGGACGAAAATCTGGTCAGCGGTGAATCCTTTGTTCGAAACCTGGAGGAGGGGCTGCGGGTTGCGGCGGACTACGGCAACATGTCGCGGGTGGGCTTTATCTGCGACATGTTCGGCCATGTGTCGCAGGTGCCGCAGCTTTTCCGCGAGTTCGGGTTTGATTGCGCCTTCATTTTCCGCGGGGTGAACGATGTGACGCACGGGGGGGCGTTTCGCTGGCGTGGTGCCGACGGCACCGAACTGGCAACGTACCGTTTCGGTCCGCGCGAGGGGTACTTCGACTACGGTGCAAACATCCGAAAGGCGTTCAAGCACGATGTGCCGTTCGACCTCGACACGGCCGCACAGGAACTCGTCGCCTACACGGCGATGCAACGCGACCGCACCGGGCTGGACCTGGCGCTGCTGTTTGACGGCGGCGACCACATGCCGATCGAGCCGCAGACCGGCGACCTGCTGGCGAAGGTGCGGGCACTCGCACCGCACATCGACATGCAGCACACGGGTTTGGAGGAATTTGCAGCGGCGCTGGCGGTCCGCAGCGCTGACCTCCCGCAGGTGTTCGAAGGTGAACTGCGGAATGCCGGGCTCGAGTTGACGGATGGGAACTGGGTGATTCCGGGTGTGTTGAGCAGCCGGGTGCGGCTGAAGCAGGACAACCGGGCGCGGGAGACGGAGCTGTGCGCGTGGGTCGAGCCGTTCTCGCACATGGCGGAACGGCTGACAGGATACGCATATCCACACAGTTACATCCGGCGCGCGTGGCGCTACGTGTTGGAAAACCACGCACACGACTCGATCTGTGGCTGCAGCCCGGACCAGATCCACAAGGATATGGAGTTCCGGTTCGACCAGGCGCGGCTGATCAATGACAACGTACTGCGGCATGCACTCGACGCGGTTGCCACGCGCGTCGATCTGCCGGACCAGGAAGGCGAGCAATTCGCGCTGCTGGTGTGCAACCCGACTCAGGCGGAGATCAACGGACCGGTGGACCTGGAGTTGTGGTTTGATGAGAAAACCCCAAGCCGGTTCATGGAATTTTTCGGATACGAGGCAAAAGTGGGGTTCCGCCTGTACGACGCGGAGGGGGTCGAGCTGCCGTTTGACTACCTGACCTACCGGCCGCAGCGGCGGCGCTTCTACCGGCCCTGGAGGCGGATTCCGATCGGGCAGGAGTGCATCGTGGTGACGGTGGCGGTGCCGTTGAAGATCCCGGCCTTCGGCTACACCACGTTGACGTGCAAGCCGGTGGCGGCGCCGACTCGGCACCCAGTGGGGACGCTCATCCGGGGGGATCGTATGCTGGAGAACGAGCACCTGCGGGTGACAGCCGGGGCGTGCGGTGTGCTGGCGCTGTATGACAAGCGTACGGGCCAGACCTACGACCGGCTGCTGGTGTTCGAGGAGCGGGCGGATATCGGTGACGGTTGGTACCACGGGGTAGCGGTCAACGACCAGATCATTTCGTCAGCGGGAGCGCACGCCGAAGTGGCGGTTGTGGAGCAGGGGGCGCTCAAAGCTACCCTGCGGATCACGAACCGGATGCGGGTGCCTGCGCGGTTCGAGTTTGACACGAAGATGCGGCGCAGCCCGGAGACGCGCGAACTGGTGATCGAGACGGACGTGACGCTGCGCGCCGGTGCTGATTACGTCGAACTGCGGACCCTGATCGACAACCAGGTGCGGGACCACCGTATTCGGGTGCTGTTCGAGAGCGGTGCCCAGACGGATACGTACCTGGCGGATTCACCGTTTGACGTGGTGGAGCGGGCGATCGCACTGCCGGCGGACAACCATGTGTATCGGGAACTCGCGACCGAGACACGGCCGCAGCAGAGTTGGACGGCCGTGCATGACCGGCAGCGCGGGCTGGCGATCGTGGCGCCGGGTCTCTTTGAAACGGGCGTCCGTGATGAGCCGCAGCGCACCCTGGCACTTACACTGCTGCGCGGTTTCCGGCGCGCCATCTTCACGGATTGCGAAGAGACGGGCGCACAAAGCTACGGTCCGCACGAGTTCAGGTATCGGCTTGTGCCGCTGGCCGGGGCGCCGGACCGGACGGCCCTGGCGATCCACGCGCAGCGGGTCGCCGGTGGTCTGCGGACTTCCCAGGTACTGGGCAAGCAGCAACCGCCCGCCGCGGAGCGGACACTTCCGCGGACCCACGGGGAGTTGAAGCTGACGCCGGGAAAACTGATTGTGACTTCATTTCGTCGACGCCCGGAGACCGACCAGCTTGAGCTGCGGCTGTCGAACGTGGCGGCTGAGACCGTGACTGAGGAGGTACGGTTGGCAGAGCGGCCCGTGGCGGCCATTCGGACGCGGCTGGACGGCCAGGAGGTCGAAGCGCTGCCGATCGGTGCGTCTGGTGAAGTGCGGGTCACGGTGGGACCCCGGAAGATTGCTACCGTGCTGCTCACGCTGCCTCCGCGCGTGGCGAAGGAGTAA
- a CDS encoding D-glycerate dehydrogenase — MAPLRVLITRRVPPPAVELLQSAGCSVESFEQEEPPTRAEILRQVAGVHAMIAMLSERIEAELLDAAGPALRVVANFAVGIDNVDLAACAARGVRVTNTPGVLTDATADLTWALLLGAARRVVAGDRFVRSGRWSGWSPTQYLGLSLQGATLGLIGAGRIGTAVARRGFAFGLRIRYVHPRPNAELDAAGALRCTLAELLPEADVLSLHIPMRPENRHLLGAAEFRQMKRTAILVNTARGAVVDEVALVTALQTGQIAAAGLDVFEQEPRLTAGLTGLENVVLLPHLGSATTATRERMSRMVAENVLAVLSGRAPPNEVGRGTMQD, encoded by the coding sequence ATGGCTCCACTGCGCGTTCTGATCACCCGGCGTGTGCCGCCGCCGGCGGTTGAACTACTGCAGTCGGCGGGGTGTTCGGTGGAATCGTTTGAACAGGAAGAGCCACCGACGCGCGCGGAAATCCTGCGACAAGTTGCCGGTGTCCATGCCATGATCGCGATGCTGAGCGAACGGATTGAAGCGGAACTGCTGGACGCAGCCGGGCCCGCTCTGCGGGTGGTCGCGAATTTCGCGGTCGGGATCGACAACGTGGACCTGGCGGCTTGTGCGGCACGCGGGGTCCGCGTGACGAATACGCCCGGCGTACTGACCGATGCCACCGCGGATCTGACGTGGGCGCTGCTGCTCGGGGCGGCGCGCCGCGTGGTGGCAGGGGATCGTTTCGTACGTTCCGGGCGGTGGAGCGGCTGGTCTCCCACGCAATACCTGGGGTTGTCGTTGCAGGGGGCTACGCTCGGGTTGATCGGGGCCGGTCGCATCGGCACGGCGGTGGCGCGGCGCGGGTTCGCCTTTGGTCTGCGGATCCGTTACGTGCATCCGCGACCGAATGCTGAACTGGATGCGGCCGGGGCGCTGCGGTGCACACTGGCGGAGTTGTTGCCGGAAGCGGACGTGCTGTCCTTGCACATCCCGATGCGACCGGAGAACCGGCATCTGCTCGGGGCGGCTGAGTTCAGGCAAATGAAGCGCACCGCGATCCTGGTCAATACGGCACGCGGAGCGGTGGTGGACGAGGTGGCATTGGTTACGGCGCTGCAGACCGGACAAATTGCGGCCGCAGGGTTGGACGTGTTCGAGCAGGAGCCACGTCTGACAGCGGGGCTGACGGGGTTGGAAAACGTGGTTCTGTTGCCACATTTGGGGAGCGCGACGACGGCGACGCGGGAGCGGATGTCGCGGATGGTGGCGGAGAACGTGCTGGCTGTGCTCAGCGGGCGCGCGCCCCCGAACGAAGTCGGGCGGGGAACCATGCAGGATTGA